One part of the Thermithiobacillus tepidarius DSM 3134 genome encodes these proteins:
- a CDS encoding amylo-alpha-1,6-glucosidase encodes MPDPRPPTQPDRLPPLSLRQEQQRKEEVLTHGTPSHVPSIADAIVIKDQEIFFLSERDGQVPLGGEHGFGLYYHDCRYLNGYEWVMEGAKADVLVASAAAGFMAVLEYANPNLRMQSGEMLQKRTLGIKWERILDGQTLSLYDLITFRNYQLQPVDFQLAFTFHAGFEDVFAVRGMLPEKYGIRQPPAWQNDVLRFLYEGADGLCRALFVRFSEALLSRETQTARLHLSLPPQQDNTLMVSLTVAEAPSVRELQDRVHSRHSIRQVQDYQRATARQWLRQYTQVRCPSPLVERIVERALGDLQVLQSTLDGDTYFAAGVPWFVTLFGRDSALTALQTLAFQPDIAAQTLRLLAKYQGREVSAWRDEQPGKILHELRVGEMARLNEIPYTPYYGSIDATLLFLILLGEHAAWTGSLDLFGELQPQVELALAWIGRYGDLDGDGYVEYQSSTGKGLINQGWKDSGDAIVNRDGSLARPPIALVEVQAYVFMAKRHLAELYRRSGDAGRAQRLEQEAEALRVRFNKDFWLADKQFYALALQAGKQPATVITSNPGHALWAGIADADKARLVKDRLLAADMFSGWGIRTLATTELRYNPIAYHLGTVWPHDNALILAGLRRYGFDQEALRIFDGIFSAATHFHAYRLPELFAGFRRDDYQVPVRYPVADHPQAWAAASVLHMLQHMLGLQADGFARQLRIVRPLLPDFIHRLELHGLRVGAATVDLRFERAADGTLQARALHVDGELQVVTVPS; translated from the coding sequence ATGCCAGATCCGAGGCCACCCACCCAGCCGGATCGCCTGCCGCCGCTCTCTTTGCGGCAGGAGCAACAGCGCAAGGAGGAAGTCCTCACCCACGGCACCCCCTCGCATGTGCCCAGCATTGCCGATGCCATCGTCATCAAGGATCAGGAGATTTTTTTCCTCAGCGAACGCGACGGCCAGGTGCCGCTCGGCGGTGAACACGGCTTCGGGCTGTACTATCACGATTGCCGCTATCTGAACGGCTATGAATGGGTGATGGAAGGCGCCAAGGCGGACGTTCTGGTGGCCAGCGCCGCGGCCGGCTTCATGGCGGTGCTGGAGTACGCCAATCCGAATCTGCGCATGCAAAGCGGCGAGATGCTGCAGAAGCGGACGCTCGGCATCAAGTGGGAGCGGATCCTCGATGGCCAGACGCTGAGTCTCTACGATCTGATCACCTTCCGGAACTATCAGTTGCAGCCGGTGGATTTTCAGCTTGCCTTCACTTTCCACGCCGGCTTCGAAGACGTCTTCGCGGTGCGCGGCATGCTGCCGGAGAAATACGGCATCCGACAGCCGCCCGCATGGCAGAACGACGTCCTGCGCTTCCTTTACGAAGGCGCCGATGGTCTGTGCCGGGCCCTGTTCGTGCGATTTTCCGAGGCGCTGCTCAGCCGCGAGACGCAGACCGCCCGCCTGCACCTCAGCCTGCCGCCGCAGCAGGACAACACCCTGATGGTTTCCCTGACGGTGGCCGAAGCGCCCAGCGTGCGGGAGCTGCAGGATCGCGTCCACTCCCGGCACAGCATCCGCCAGGTGCAGGATTACCAGCGCGCGACGGCCAGACAGTGGCTCAGGCAGTACACGCAGGTCCGCTGCCCGTCCCCGCTGGTCGAGCGCATCGTCGAGCGCGCCCTGGGCGACCTGCAGGTGCTGCAGAGCACGCTGGACGGCGATACCTACTTCGCCGCAGGCGTGCCCTGGTTCGTCACCCTGTTCGGGCGCGACAGCGCGCTCACCGCCCTGCAAACCCTGGCCTTCCAGCCGGACATCGCGGCGCAGACCCTGCGCCTGCTGGCCAAGTACCAGGGCCGTGAGGTAAGCGCCTGGCGCGACGAGCAGCCGGGCAAGATCCTGCACGAGCTGCGGGTCGGCGAAATGGCCCGGCTGAACGAGATCCCTTACACGCCCTACTACGGCAGCATCGACGCCACCCTGCTCTTTCTCATCCTCCTGGGCGAGCACGCCGCCTGGACGGGCAGCCTCGACCTCTTCGGGGAGCTGCAGCCCCAGGTCGAGCTGGCGCTGGCCTGGATCGGACGCTACGGCGACCTGGACGGCGACGGCTACGTGGAATACCAGAGCAGCACCGGCAAGGGTCTGATCAACCAGGGCTGGAAGGATTCGGGCGACGCCATCGTCAACCGCGACGGCAGCCTGGCCCGCCCGCCCATCGCCCTGGTGGAGGTGCAGGCCTACGTCTTCATGGCCAAGCGGCACCTGGCAGAGCTCTACCGGCGCAGCGGCGACGCGGGGCGGGCGCAGCGACTGGAGCAGGAGGCGGAAGCACTGCGCGTCCGCTTCAACAAGGACTTCTGGCTGGCGGACAAGCAGTTCTACGCCCTGGCCCTGCAGGCGGGGAAGCAACCCGCGACGGTGATCACCTCGAACCCCGGGCACGCGCTGTGGGCCGGGATCGCGGACGCGGACAAGGCGCGCCTCGTCAAGGACCGGCTGCTGGCCGCGGACATGTTCAGCGGCTGGGGCATCCGCACCCTGGCGACCACGGAGCTGCGCTACAACCCCATCGCCTACCATCTGGGCACCGTCTGGCCCCACGACAACGCTCTGATCCTGGCCGGCCTGCGACGCTACGGCTTCGACCAGGAGGCGCTGCGCATCTTCGACGGCATCTTCAGCGCGGCCACCCATTTCCACGCCTACCGCCTGCCCGAGCTCTTCGCCGGCTTCCGCCGCGACGACTACCAGGTGCCGGTGCGCTATCCGGTGGCCGACCACCCCCAGGCCTGGGCGGCAGCATCCGTGCTCCACATGCTGCAGCACATGCTCGGCCTGCAGGCCGACGGCTTCGCCCGGCAGTTGCGCATCGTGCGGCCGCTGCTGCCGGATTTCATTCACCGCCTGGAGCTGCACGGGCTGCGGGTCGGCGCGGCGACGGTGGACCTGCGCTTCGAGCGCGCGGCCGACGGCACCCTGCAGGCGCGGGCGCTGCACGTGGACGGCGAGCTGCAAGTCGTGACGGTGCCGAGCTGA
- a CDS encoding SDR family oxidoreductase: MKPSTAPEVVVITGASAGVGRATAREFARRDARIGLLARDRERLEATRREVEELGGRALVLPADVSDYEQVEAAAAAVERELGPIDVWVNNAMVTVYAPFMEVTPAEFRRVTEVTYLGYVHGTLAALRRMRPRNRGSIVQVGSALAYRSIPLQSAYCGAKHAILGFTESVRTELLHDRSRVHVTLVHLPAVNTPQFDWARSRLPSKLQPVPPIYQPEVPAEAIYWAAHHRRREIFVGASTTLAIEGNKLAPGLADRYLGRTGYRSQQTGEPADPERPDNLWEPVPGDYAAHGRFDRRARPSSPQLWLTKHRRKLGLAALGAAIGAGSALLGRKPASRNRRD, translated from the coding sequence ATGAAGCCATCGACAGCACCCGAAGTGGTCGTCATCACCGGCGCCTCGGCCGGCGTCGGTCGCGCCACCGCGCGCGAATTCGCCAGGCGCGACGCCCGCATCGGCCTGCTCGCCCGCGACCGCGAGCGGCTGGAAGCCACGCGGCGGGAGGTGGAGGAATTGGGCGGCCGGGCGCTGGTGCTGCCTGCCGACGTGTCCGATTACGAGCAGGTGGAGGCGGCCGCGGCGGCGGTCGAACGCGAACTGGGGCCGATCGACGTCTGGGTGAACAACGCCATGGTCACCGTCTACGCGCCCTTCATGGAGGTGACGCCCGCGGAGTTCCGGCGCGTCACCGAGGTCACCTATCTCGGCTACGTGCACGGCACGCTGGCCGCCCTGCGGCGCATGCGGCCGCGCAACCGCGGCAGCATCGTCCAGGTCGGCTCGGCGCTGGCCTATCGCAGCATCCCGCTGCAGTCGGCCTACTGCGGGGCCAAGCACGCCATCCTCGGCTTCACCGAATCGGTGCGCACCGAGCTTCTGCACGACCGCAGCCGGGTGCACGTCACTCTGGTGCACCTGCCGGCGGTCAACACGCCCCAGTTCGACTGGGCGCGCAGCCGCTTGCCCAGCAAGCTGCAGCCGGTGCCGCCCATCTACCAGCCGGAGGTGCCGGCCGAGGCCATCTACTGGGCCGCGCACCACCGCCGGCGGGAGATCTTCGTCGGTGCCTCCACCACCCTGGCCATCGAAGGCAACAAGCTGGCGCCGGGCCTAGCCGATCGTTACCTGGGGCGCACCGGCTACCGCAGCCAGCAGACCGGCGAGCCGGCCGATCCGGAGCGTCCCGACAACCTCTGGGAGCCGGTGCCCGGCGACTATGCGGCCCACGGCCGCTTCGACCGGCGCGCCCGCCCCAGCAGCCCGCAGCTCTGGTTGACCAAGCACCGCCGCAAGCTCGGCCTGGCCGCGCTCGGCGCCGCCATCGGCGCGGGTTCGGCCCTGCTCGGCAGAAAACCGGCATCGCGCAACCGCCGGGATTGA
- a CDS encoding cytochrome d ubiquinol oxidase subunit II, translated as MDALSAALAPSPTLAVLWFLLAGFFLIIYVVLDGFDLGIGILSLFTGSERRQTLLMASLGTVWDANESWLVVVGGILFGAFPLAYGLILHALYIPIFLLLFGLALRGVALVFHEHSDRHRLWALLFGIGSVLAAAAQGFVLGGLLEAPSIRQGDYVGGAFDWLTPFSLVVAVGVTGGFALLGATYLILKTEGGMQAPYFRLARRLAWVPFAAAAVVTVYSPLRHRWIFEEWFNLPNFYFYAILPLLALFAFYRLFRSLRRGHERAPFLWTVLIFLSSFLGLAATLYPYLIPGRVTIFEAAAPANTLWFMTAVVGFFIPILIAYNAYLYRTFRGKIRPESGYGAERD; from the coding sequence ATGGACGCGCTCAGCGCGGCGCTCGCGCCCAGCCCGACCCTGGCGGTGCTCTGGTTCCTGCTCGCCGGCTTCTTTTTGATCATCTACGTGGTGCTGGACGGTTTCGATCTTGGCATCGGCATCCTGTCCCTCTTCACCGGCAGCGAGCGCCGGCAGACGCTGCTCATGGCCAGCCTGGGCACGGTGTGGGACGCCAACGAAAGCTGGCTCGTGGTAGTGGGCGGGATTCTCTTCGGCGCCTTCCCGCTCGCCTACGGCCTCATTCTGCACGCGCTCTACATCCCCATCTTCCTGCTGCTCTTCGGCCTGGCCCTGCGGGGCGTCGCCCTGGTCTTCCATGAGCACAGCGATCGCCATCGGCTGTGGGCGCTGCTCTTCGGCATCGGCAGCGTCCTGGCGGCGGCCGCCCAGGGCTTCGTGCTCGGCGGCCTGCTGGAGGCGCCGTCCATCCGGCAGGGCGATTACGTCGGCGGGGCCTTCGATTGGCTGACGCCCTTTAGCCTGGTGGTGGCCGTGGGGGTGACCGGCGGCTTCGCCCTCCTGGGCGCCACCTACCTCATCCTGAAGACCGAGGGCGGCATGCAGGCGCCCTACTTCCGCTTGGCCCGGCGCCTGGCTTGGGTGCCCTTCGCGGCCGCCGCCGTGGTCACGGTCTACTCCCCGTTGCGGCACCGCTGGATTTTCGAGGAATGGTTCAACCTGCCCAATTTTTATTTCTACGCCATCCTTCCCCTGCTCGCCCTCTTCGCCTTCTACCGACTGTTCCGCAGCCTGCGGCGCGGACATGAGCGCGCGCCCTTCCTGTGGACCGTGCTCATCTTCCTGAGCTCCTTTCTCGGCTTGGCGGCGACGCTCTATCCCTATCTCATTCCCGGGCGGGTGACCATCTTCGAGGCGGCGGCGCCCGCCAATACTCTGTGGTTCATGACGGCGGTGGTGGGCTTCTTCATCCCGATCCTGATCGCCTACAACGCCTACCTGTACCGCACTTTCCGCGGCAAGATCCGGCCGGAAAGCGGCTACGGCGCGGAACGGGATTGA
- a CDS encoding cytochrome ubiquinol oxidase subunit I → MEDWLSVYMLSRIQFGVIAAFHILFPPLTMGLSLILLTFEVLWLRTRDAFYYRQLRFWTKLFLLNFGVGVVSGIPLEFSFGTNWAPFARDTGSFVGHLLGYEAVLAFMLESAFLSIMVFGWRRVSAGVHLFATAMVALGANLSAFWIMSANSWMQTPSGAVFQDGKAIITDYFAAIFNEDLPAAYWHMTAAALELSLFVLGGVSAWYLLRGRHADFFLRLFKGAALALLLVAPLQIWLGDLQGQSVARSQPAKLAAMEAHWQTNPPGTGAAWALLAWPDEAGQRNLWSLDIPYGLSLLVTHSPHGQVRGLREFPPADQPPVWIPFYSFRIMVAAGFFMAAVALWTLWAWRRGDLTPARIGTRRWLLRAWMACIPIAYLAIETGWFTREVGRQPWIVYGIMRTEHAYSALPLGTLLWSLVTYIVVYGVIITMGFILARRILRAGPDLSSPPPAPTGTAPDQRPLPQGEAG, encoded by the coding sequence ATGGAAGACTGGCTCAGCGTATACATGCTCTCCCGCATCCAGTTCGGGGTCATCGCCGCCTTCCATATCCTCTTTCCGCCGCTGACCATGGGCCTGTCCCTGATCCTGCTGACCTTCGAGGTCCTGTGGCTGCGTACCCGGGACGCCTTCTACTACCGCCAGCTGCGTTTCTGGACCAAGCTCTTCCTGCTCAACTTCGGCGTCGGCGTGGTCAGCGGCATTCCGCTGGAATTTTCCTTCGGCACCAATTGGGCGCCCTTCGCCCGCGACACGGGCAGCTTCGTCGGCCATCTGCTGGGCTACGAGGCGGTGCTGGCCTTCATGCTGGAGTCCGCCTTCCTGAGCATCATGGTCTTCGGCTGGCGCCGGGTGTCGGCCGGGGTTCATCTCTTCGCCACCGCCATGGTGGCCCTCGGCGCCAACCTGTCGGCCTTCTGGATCATGTCGGCCAACTCCTGGATGCAGACACCCTCGGGCGCGGTCTTCCAGGACGGCAAGGCCATCATCACCGATTACTTCGCGGCCATCTTCAACGAGGACCTGCCGGCGGCCTACTGGCACATGACCGCCGCCGCCCTCGAACTGTCGCTCTTCGTGCTCGGCGGCGTGAGCGCCTGGTACCTGCTCAGGGGCCGGCATGCGGACTTCTTCCTGCGCCTTTTCAAGGGCGCGGCCCTGGCCCTGCTGCTGGTCGCCCCCCTGCAGATCTGGCTCGGGGACCTGCAGGGCCAGAGCGTCGCCCGCTCGCAGCCCGCCAAGCTGGCCGCCATGGAGGCCCACTGGCAAACCAACCCGCCCGGCACGGGCGCGGCCTGGGCGCTGCTGGCCTGGCCGGACGAGGCCGGGCAGCGCAATCTTTGGTCCCTGGACATTCCCTACGGCCTCAGCCTGCTGGTCACCCATTCCCCGCACGGCCAGGTGCGCGGCCTGCGCGAATTTCCGCCGGCCGACCAGCCGCCCGTGTGGATTCCCTTCTACAGCTTCCGCATCATGGTGGCGGCGGGCTTTTTCATGGCCGCCGTGGCCCTCTGGACCCTGTGGGCCTGGCGCCGGGGCGATCTCACCCCGGCGCGCATCGGCACGCGGCGCTGGCTCTTGCGCGCTTGGATGGCTTGCATCCCCATCGCCTATCTGGCCATCGAAACCGGCTGGTTCACTCGCGAGGTGGGACGCCAACCCTGGATCGTGTACGGGATCATGCGCACCGAACATGCCTACAGCGCCCTGCCGCTCGGCACCCTGCTCTGGTCCCTGGTGACCTACATCGTGGTGTACGGCGTCATCATCACCATGGGCTTTATCCTGGCGCGGCGCATCCTGCGGGCCGGGCCCGACCTGTCGAGCCCGCCGCCGGCGCCGACCGGCACGGCGCCCGATCAGCGCCCCCTGCCGCAGGGCGAGGCCGGCTGA
- a CDS encoding FAD-dependent oxidoreductase, translating into MLVDARTVAQDGSIEADVCIIGAGAAGITLAREFIGQPFSVCLLESGGLNYEAQTQALYQGKTSGLPYTPLDACRLRYFGGSTNHWGGLCRPLDELDFEARPWIPHSGWPFGKAELDPFYRRAQSICQLGPYAYEAEAWQSKERPPLPLVGDRMVSRVFQNSPPTRFGQAYREEIRRALNIRTLLHANVVNIETNATASAVTRLRVASLDGKRFWVRARQFILATGGIENARLLLLSNQVQRTGLGNQHDLVGRYFADHVYLFSRNVVALSNPRLTTGLYETHTVRKTPVVAYLTPTPSALRRERLANYSLWLYPQFWSKYSEGIGSFRAILKDLRHGRLTEDFGQHVANVMTDLDGVAGAIYRRLFGPLQLKLEYCAELEPNPDNRVSLSHERDNLGQQRVQLHFRMSERDRLNMQRGVRLLGLEVGRAGLGRMKLDEDADNPLWLQAMRFGDHNMGTTRMHQDPRRGVVDADCRVHGISNLYIAGSSVFPTYGYANPTFTIVALAVRLADHVKRVMA; encoded by the coding sequence ATGCTGGTGGACGCGCGTACGGTAGCGCAGGACGGAAGCATCGAAGCGGATGTCTGCATCATCGGCGCCGGCGCCGCCGGCATCACCCTGGCGCGCGAGTTCATCGGCCAGCCCTTCAGCGTCTGCCTGCTGGAAAGCGGCGGACTGAACTACGAGGCCCAGACCCAGGCGCTCTATCAGGGCAAAACCTCGGGTCTGCCCTACACGCCCCTGGATGCCTGCCGGTTGCGCTACTTCGGCGGCAGCACCAACCACTGGGGCGGCCTGTGCCGACCGCTGGACGAGCTGGATTTCGAAGCCCGGCCCTGGATTCCGCACAGCGGCTGGCCTTTCGGCAAGGCGGAGCTCGACCCATTCTACCGCCGGGCCCAATCCATCTGCCAGCTCGGCCCCTACGCCTACGAGGCCGAAGCCTGGCAGTCCAAAGAGCGGCCGCCGCTCCCGCTCGTCGGCGACCGCATGGTGAGCCGCGTCTTCCAGAACAGCCCGCCGACCCGCTTCGGCCAGGCCTACCGCGAGGAGATCCGCCGGGCCCTCAACATCCGCACCCTGCTGCACGCCAACGTGGTGAACATCGAGACCAACGCCACGGCGAGCGCCGTCACCCGCCTGCGGGTGGCCAGCCTCGACGGCAAGCGTTTCTGGGTCCGTGCCAGGCAGTTCATCCTGGCCACCGGCGGCATCGAGAATGCGCGCCTGCTGCTCCTGTCGAACCAGGTGCAGCGCACCGGGCTGGGCAACCAGCACGACCTGGTGGGACGCTACTTCGCGGATCACGTGTATCTCTTCTCCAGAAACGTGGTCGCGCTGTCCAACCCGCGCCTGACGACCGGCCTGTACGAAACGCACACGGTGCGCAAGACGCCGGTGGTCGCCTATCTGACGCCCACCCCGTCGGCGCTGCGGCGCGAGCGGCTGGCCAACTACAGCCTGTGGCTCTATCCCCAGTTCTGGTCCAAGTACTCGGAGGGCATCGGCTCGTTCCGGGCGATCCTGAAGGATCTGCGCCACGGCCGCCTGACCGAGGATTTCGGGCAGCATGTCGCCAATGTCATGACCGATCTCGATGGCGTGGCCGGCGCCATCTACCGCCGGCTCTTCGGTCCCCTGCAGCTCAAGCTGGAGTACTGCGCCGAACTGGAACCCAATCCGGACAACCGCGTTTCCCTCAGCCACGAACGCGACAACCTCGGCCAACAGCGCGTCCAGCTCCATTTCCGGATGAGCGAGCGCGACCGGCTCAACATGCAGCGGGGAGTGCGCCTGCTTGGCCTGGAAGTCGGACGTGCCGGCCTGGGCCGGATGAAGCTCGACGAGGACGCGGACAACCCCCTGTGGCTGCAGGCCATGCGCTTCGGCGACCACAACATGGGCACCACCCGCATGCACCAGGATCCGAGGCGGGGCGTCGTGGATGCCGACTGCCGGGTGCACGGGATTTCCAACCTCTACATAGCGGGCAGCTCGGTGTTTCCCACCTACGGCTACGCCAACCCCACCTTCACCATCGTGGCCCTGGCCGTGCGCCTGGCGGACCACGTGAAGCGCGTCATGGCCTGA